TCTATGGCCCAACACCACACTCAATATCCCTTGCAGTACCCTTACCATCTTCTGCTGTTGATCTACTGCACTGGATTTGGTTAGCCTCACTTTGAGTCACAGAAGCTTCTTTCTGGAGAAGAGAACGTCTGCAAGTGGGACATGAAGAGTGTGAAACAAACCATTTGTCCACACACTCCATGTGAAAGCTGTGATTACATTTGGGCAAAACTCTCACTTTTTCACCTTCAATGAAATCCGCCAAGCAGATGGGACATTCCACAGTATCTTGTCCTGATCTCAGTTTGCTGTAGACTAGGGAAGAAAGTGCTCGTATGGCCGCCTTCTTCAAGCCCGTATTTGCTAATTTGGTGGCCATGTACTCATCACGAGACCTGCAAATGTCATGCCAGGGCAGGACTGAAAGAAAACCCATGATGGAAATGACCGCACACATCAATGCCATAAGACCCACAATGCTTTCTTGACTCATATGAACATTGAAATCCGTTTCCTGCACGACTGCAGGAAGATTAACAGTGGCAGCCTCTATGGTCATTTTTTTGCTCCTCTTTCAGACCTCCTAAAGATTTTACTTTCTTCACTACAACTAAAGTCAGGATGAGAAGACCAGTCTAATGGATGCAGAAATCGAAAAAGCTTTTCTTGTGGGCGACTGACTACCAATTCAAGAGCAAACTTGATAGATGAAAAGAGAGATCTACAATCCCACTTTATAAGATTGCCGACGAACTACTTAGTGTGCATGACAACATTTTTATTCGTACAATAACGTCACTCCCTGTACTTCACTTTGAGATAAGCTTTGAACGGGGTCGGCAGTGGAACAAGGATAAGGATGAGCAGCCCACCGGGGTTATTTAATAAAAATCTGTCTATATCGCACGTTGTTTGCTGTGGACATCCATGATCCAACCTCTAACCTAAATGACTCTTTCCCATCAACCTTCGTATCATCCACCTGTCCTGCCCCCATTTCCACAATCATATTTCGGATAACTTTCCCTTATCTTTTACTTTTCCAAGACGCTTCTCACATTTCTAACATTTGCTTTTGGTTACAGTCGATCCAAATAATATACTATCCTTTAAAGGATAGCTATAGTCTTGCATTATTGATATCAATAATTGAATTGAATCGAAGCAATTTTAGTAACGTTTATTAGATCATTATTTTGAAGGATGAAGAACCACATCTTCAGGTTCTTTTCGATGTTAGTTCTTGGATTATGAATCTTTAGTTCTTGGATTATGAATCTTTATCAAAAAACTAGAAGTATTGTGAAGCTTTGTTTCCTTGAAAACTTGGTTTAGACAACCCTCCTTCAAGTTGTTCTCATATTGACCACAGATATCTTTGTGAGCAGCACATTCAAATATAAAGTTTCACTCAATTTCAATTGTCCTTTTGCTGAAAAAGTCTACATTCTTTCTTCCCAAACTGCTTTAGGGACCGTCCATTTACCTATCTCACACCTTAGATGATGTGACCCAATTCTTAGTTGTGCCCCTGGCACTCTAGCCTTGCCTTTAATTGCCACCCGCAAGTAATCTCATTCATCATGTTCCCATGTTGGATTGCACTCTTTAACATAATGAGCTTTTTTTCAACGAATTTGTTTTGTCTATATGATAACTTTGAATTTTTCTAACACAAATCCTTTTCTCTCTCCATTAATGTTAGGGAATTTTTGATAAATTAAAGTGTTTTCAAACTTTGTATTTTTATTAGACCAAACTTTTGATGTACGCTCATATTCaaataaaatccttcattttttactTAACCTAACTTGATATTGTCCTTTTTAAAAGTGctatctatgaatatcttaaagaTTGATGCAAATATAAACTTTTAATTAATGTCCATCCATTCAAATAAATTCCATGTGTGACTTCACCGAACTTTGAGTAAATTTGTAAATAATATACTACACTCTTAAAAGTGGCATCTAAGAATATCTTGGGAGTAGGTGCCTACTGATCTTTAGGGAGGTGACATAAATAGTATGTTAATAGGAGAGTCACAGTCGCATGCTCATTGTGCTGCTGTCAATCACATGAATGATTATTCTCTTTGGATTTGGACTGCCTTTTTCAATGAGCGCCCAATTTTCTTTATCCCAGCACTCACCAAACGCGCTTTCTTTGGTAAATTTCACTCTCGGACTGTCAATACCTTTGGCCCCACGGTTTCCATTAACATCTGAGTGATGAGATCCAATTAAGTTGGAAAAagattgtattgtaattttatgTTAATAATAATGTTGGAGTCAGGCATGAGTCATGCTCATGCCTCCATTAAGTCAGATATTTACAAAATTACACTCTCCTCCAATAGGTGAAAAGACCATGGTTAGAAAGTGTTGGAAATAGTGAATTTAATGGTTGCTTTAAGCGGATTATGTAATGATGGGTAAGGCGAAAAGCTCAATGGTAGATGGGCTTCCTCTTTCAAATCAGATTCTAAGTTGATCAtggaaaaatataaaagaaaaagcaTCATCCCCACGTAATCTGTAATAAACCCTAAATATCTCTTAAagaaaaagatgaggaagaagttggTAAGCACTATTGTTAGAACTATCTTGTAGACATGTCATTGGAAATATGTTTATTGTGCCAGAATCATGACATTTTAAAAAGTACGCGTGTTAACCTTTTATATATTGGAATACTAACGAGTTTTGTAagtgttttatattattttttttgtcttaTGGTATCATTGTATTTATGTGTAAATTGTTATatacaaatagatagatagatagtattataagttatttaatctAAATAAAATACAGTAAAGTTTTAGCATATAAAAGAATATCTAGAAATGTATAAAAATGGAAAAGAGAATGAAACAACCACCTATTTGATATGAAAGAGAGAACTCTAGTTAGTAATTTAGTCAGAACCAAACCTTCTTCTATAAAACATTGAAATACAAGCCACAAAAGTGCTATGCTTGACTAACTCATACTCAAAGAGAGTCAAACAATATACACTCTATTTATTTGTAGTATGAAATATTGATTGATTGACTTAGATGTAGGGTAATTAGGTTCTATAGCATCCAAAAATGGTCATACAAACTACTAAAACAAATTGTTAAACAAAATAAAAGCTATTGATGAATACAAAAATGAAACTATGATATAGAGGTGTACCTATGATAGAAATTTGAACCTAAAATAATTGGACTAGTGTGCTAGGAACCCTAGTCCATATAGGTGTCTGGGTGTGAGAGAGTGTCAGATCTAGTATTAAAGGGCTCCAAATTGCAAAACCACCAAAATTTAGGTCAAAGTAGCAAGACGATGGCTCTAGGCACCATACTCGAGGCATTTTCTCCTTGTTTTTCTTGAGTAATCTATGTCTCGAATGTCTCAATGCTCATGTACCTACAAAATTGATCTAGAACCTATATTTGAACTTGTAAATGCACAAAAGAGGAGGAAGATGTTGTTGTGGCTATATAGaggcttgccttagtcaaacccccatttttgtgtttccacctccatagataaCTAAGTTGGATCTGACAAAAAAGTATGTAGTTTGAACCTTAAGTGTATCTAATATTGTGACCTAAAAATAAGTGCATCAACATAAGCAAGAGTCCTAGACTCATATATGCTAGACTGAACCTTGGATGAGACAATCAAAGGTGATCCATATATCAACTCAAGAATACATGAATCACACAAATAATAATGATACATATTAGATCTAAAGCTAAAACTCGAAAATGTaagaataacatgaaatcatatacCAAAACCTTAAcgagaggtacaagtcaatcatcACTTAGCGATTCACTATCATCCACTAACATATCTTGAAGCTTTTATCGTGATGAAGAATAAATTATGAATATTTGATGTTGTTTTTTATTTCTTAGATTTGCAAACTTGTAGAGTCACTTTTAATAGTAATTTTTGCATCATAAGGATAACATAAACAATTGATATCTCAAGTGAGTAAATTTGCTTTCTTAACTCATGAGTTAGAAGATTAATGTTGATAAAAAGATGACATAAAATGATcatattcaaaaattgagaccaaatTTCATAATGTCACAAATCACACTATAAATGTCTAAAATTTTAGGAGATTTTGTCAAGACATGTATGCTAACTGGATTAGTCCCACCAAAATAGGCTCCCAAAAAGCGAcgtatgagatattaggtttgttgacatcaatgacaaacattgaGAAAATCCACTATACAAAGATACAACAATGATGAGTGTCTTAGAGTGAAGATCATATTGGACGGAAATACAGGATGTTGTGTG
This genomic stretch from Cryptomeria japonica chromosome 8, Sugi_1.0, whole genome shotgun sequence harbors:
- the LOC131027012 gene encoding RING-H2 finger protein ATL74 translates to MTIEAATVNLPAVVQETDFNVHMSQESIVGLMALMCAVISIMGFLSVLPWHDICRSRDEYMATKLANTGLKKAAIRALSSLVYSKLRSGQDTVECPICLADFIEGEKVRVLPKCNHSFHMECVDKWFVSHSSCPTCRRSLLQKEASVTQSEANQIQCSRSTAEDGKGTARDIECGVGP